The following nucleotide sequence is from Ailuropoda melanoleuca isolate Jingjing chromosome 12, ASM200744v2, whole genome shotgun sequence.
GCCCACCTGGCTGGCACCCACTGGTCAGTCCCCGTCAACGTCTCAGAAggtgggaggacagagggggGCCTGCAGAACCCTGAGCTGGTCAGCCCAGAGTCACAGAAATAACTCACAGAAGTCAGAAGTTTGTGCAAACTCACCCACCAGGACACACAGCCACCGTCTATGCTAAGAGGGACAACTCCCAGGCCTGGAGGGAAGGGCCACGCTGCAGGGTGTGCAGAAAGGCAAGAGGCatggggagagagatggagcCCTCCTCCCCGGCCCTTCCTGCACGTCAAGGCCAGGGAAGCAGGGCCCTGCAGGAGGGCTCGGCTAGTTTCTTAAGGCGGCCAACCTGCAAAACAACACCACAACTCCTATGAGTGCGGGCGAGGGACGGTGGAGCCTCTGAGCGGCTATGCGCTCAGTGCAAGAGGCTAGCCCTGGGGCCAAGGGCCCCTCACCCCTCCATTGGGCCATGACCTCTCCTCACAAGCTCAGCTTACAAGGCTGTCCTGCGATAGCACAGGAAAAGCTTGGGGAGCGGCCCCAAGTATCTGTTACGTGAGCTCCTAAAGCAAACTGCGGACAAGCGTGTGGGCACGCGGCTGACACGGAGCACAGACATCGAATacgggcaggggagagaggcaccAGATGGAACCCAGGCTGGGCCTCGGGTGGGGGACTCCTCCGAAGGAGCAGCACCCCTGGGCTAAAGCCCTGTCACGTGAGCTCTCCTCCCGAGGCCTCGGaattcccttcttcccttcccttgcaATGCGCCTCCTTCCCCCACAACCACAGCGTCAGAGGATAGGGCGAACAGCCCAACATCTGGGGCGCTGAGCCCACCTCCGAGACAGCTGGTCCTCCTGGCTGCGCATGGAGCTCTCGCCCACGGCAGACGCGCCCTCGGGCAGCTGGCTGAGCTGGTCCAAGACCTCCAGGCCGTTCTCCTCGGCGATCTGCACAATGAGGCTGTCCACCTGCTCCTGCGGTGTGGTCAGTGTGGTGGCCGAGCTCATGGAGTCCTCCATTACCTGGGGGTCGTGTTCTGGGCAGGTGGGTGCAGGCCCTGGGACCTCCTCCGCAGCCCCACTTCTGGCCACTCCTCTCAACCGTGTTTCCTGCTCGCTCCCTCCACCCGCAGCCGACCACACCACCACTGTCTCTAGGGCACCTTCTCCAGCGTTCTCAGTCCCCTGGGCATTAAGCTGGCCACCACTCTGGAAGACGCACTCACACCCTAGCCCTGGGCCTCCCTCTTATGTGCTAGGCCTCCATGTGCTGGTCCAGACACCACGAAAGTCAGGTGCTCTGGAGGTGGCCCCCACCGAGAGGGCCAGCCACACGAGCCACCCCTGGACGCACTCCCCTGCACGCCCAGAGCACAGGTGACATACCGATGTGTGCACATCCAGGTTCTGCACCTGCTGCTCAAACCTGTCCATCACCGCAGAGACCTTCTGCAAGTCCATGGTACTGAGCGCCCTGTCCAGGGCTTTGGTCACCTGCGCCATGTTCTTGGTCACCTGGCACAGAAGAAAGCAAGGAGGCAACAGAGCTGAAGCAAGGAGACGTCACCCACTGCAGATGGGTCCTCGGCACCCTCCCCAGGCACGCAACCCCCCAGGGCTAACAAGACTCCAGCCCTGGCCTAGCCGTGTTCAGGACAGGCTGGACCTCTCGCGGCCGCAAAGCTCTTTTGTGGCAGGTCTCCAGGAAATGCTGTCAACTAAGCAACAGACATGAGACCCAAGCCATAGCCACTTAAGAAAAATCTGAGGACCCCTTATCTAGTCCTTTGGTGCCGCCCTTACGGCATGGAGGGGTTCCCCACTACACCACCAACGGGGTCTGACATGGCTCTTCCTGCCCAGCCAGGCTCCTCCTCGACTCTGCTGGCAGAAGCTGACCCACGTGGCGTATGACCCTGGGCATGAGCACTCACCCCCTTCATGGTCACGGCGGTCTGCACCTTGGAGGCCACTGCATCCACGCGGGATGCCATGCGGAGCCAGTTCACGCCTTCATTCTTTTTGCGGATGGCATTCTCGGCGTACACACGGGCACACTCCACGTTCTTCTGCTGAAGAGCCTGAAATTTGGGGGAAGCACCAGCTAGGAGAATGTGGCTGTTTGTATGAACGCTAGCCGGCCTGTGGAGGGGCCTGGTCCTGGCTTTTCCCGGGGAGAGATCTGCTAGCACGGGTCAGGCCCTTGGCCCGTGACTGCCGTGAAAATGCAGAAATGCCAGCCCCTAGCCTGTTCAGGAACCAGGGTGTCCAGGCAGGGTGCCAGACCAGCCCGCGCTGGGGGCTACACAGGAGACCTGGCCCCAGGGACACAGCCGCCTTTCCCACCTTACAGCCCGTCTCTTCCCACCACACACCCTCGTCAGTCTCTTCAGCTGTCCGCACCACAGGAACTCACAAAAACCACAGTGGCAGATGCTGACGCCAAAGCAAGCAGGTCCGTGGAGGAAGATGAAGGAGCAGACTGGGGCCAGTCCTCCAGTTTCCCTTCTGCCCTGGGAGCACCAGTTTGGGTGAGGGGGTCACCAAACTCTAACACCCCAGGAGCTAACCTACCCATGCAACAGCTTTCAGAAAGTCCCCACGGAGAGCAGCCAGAgcccccaccacctctcctctgCCCACTTCTGATGCTCGAGGCACGGGCTATGCAAGGAAGAGGGCAGGAAGGGCCAGGGTCGTGGTAGGGACGGCTGGAAGCCCACATCCCACACAGTTTGTGAAAAACGCGTGTTCAGTACTTTGGAAGTGAATAAAAAGCACGGATGTCCCGtgaaaaaagcaaaggcaaaacaCGGTCCTTTTGCTCTGGACGCCCTTcgtgggcagggaggcagggaggtgccACTGCAGGCCTTGAGCAGGCTCCTGAGAGAACACCCGCGGCCGGAGTCGTGGGGTGTGCCTCACACAAAAAGACGACACCAGAATGACGCAGCCGAAGCCACAGAAGTGAGGTGCGCGGCCCGGGCACGGTGCAGCCTACCTTCTTCACTTTGGCCTGCTCTGCCTTGGAGTCCTTCTCCGCCTTCTTGGCCAGCTTCTCCAGCTGCTTTGCCGTGAACTGAGCAGAAACAGGACGCTCGGGTCAGACACACGCGGCCCGCCCTTTGGTACCTTTCCCACCCTCCTCAGCACAGAGAAGGTGCCCAGCCTGCCACTGTCCTCACGGCCTGGGGCTGCACGGAGGGAGCTCACTGGGTCTCTGAGGctcagggaacagggagggcTATGACGGTTTCCTAAAATGTCCTAACCCAGGACACCGAACATAAACCCTGCCCAGAGTGGAAAGTTAAAAAGCCAActcatacaggggcgcctgggcagctccgtcggtgaagcttcaggcttcagctcaggtcatgatcccagggtccgcggatcgagccccacggtgggctccctgctcagcggggaggctgcttctcgcTCTGCTCCTCACCACCCCGCACCACGCTCACAATCTCACTCTctcaagtcaataaataaaatcttaaaaaaaaaaaaaagccaactcaCACAATCACTACTGCTCACggactttgtttctttccttttttaaaagatctatttattcatgagagagagagtgcacgggcacaagggggaggggcagagacaatctcaagcagactcccggagcagcacaacatggggctcgaactcaggaccccgagatcatgacccgagctgaaaccaagagttggacgctctactgactgagccacccaggcgcccctacctatGGATTTTCAACTTCCGGAGAAAACTCGATAGATTCTGTTTCAGGCGACCCCAAGTGGTAATACAGAATTCCTGATGAACATACGCCTCAAAGTGGTCTCTTCCCAGAACGCTGTCTTTGTCAAGGGCTGCTGGGCAGTGCGTGCTCCCAGGCCCGGTCGGACTGGGCCCCACAGGTCCCCCCAAAAGGCCTCATTTGACCAGGAGGCCGGCAGGAGAGAATGCTCAGGTAACCAAGTGTAAGAGCAACCTTCCAGAGGCCCACATAGCTTCCCTGCTGGTGGCGTTCCCTCAGCCTGAAGCACCCGCCCGCCTGCCTGGGAGGAACCCCCACTGCCCCTCAGCACCCCCCTAACTTGGGACTTTCTGTCACATAGAAAGGGTTTCTTGTCTGCCTACCTCAcactcctacatttttttttttaatttgtcagagagagcgtgagcacacgcacaagcagggggagcagcaggcagagggagaagcagactccccgctgagcagggagcccaccgtggggctcgatccggggaccctgggatcatgacctaagctgaaggcagacacttcactgactgagccacccaggtgtcccctcctacgttccttcagggaaaaaaatccagatttttctgACCTGGCCCTGAGCACCTTCCACAAGGCGGAAACTTGCGGAACAAAGTGCCTGGGGCCTTGTGgtgtccctgccctgcctctccaCCGCAAAGCCCGTGTGGTGAGCTAGTCAGCAGCTCGGGCACATCACTCCCGCCCAGTCTTTCAGAACTAACCACGCACGGTTAACTGTGAAGGCCTTTAAGGGAAATGTGGCAGAAGCCGGCCCGGGGTTAACTATAGGAGGCATGCTCTGCTGCTCAGAACACTCTCCTTCAAAgtgattttaaagaatttgaaaccACAGCCTTAAATGCCTGATGGAACATCAAGGGCTGCCCCTAACACCCAggttgtgttttttaaaggtaaCATGCTCACTCCCTCACGGACAAGCCCACGTGATCTGCTTCTGCTCAGCCCAAGACAAGGAAAGGATTAATATGCCATCAAGCCAACTCAGTAACCTCCCCTTTGTCATCAGTCCAGAAAAGCACGGTGCAGAAATCATGCAATTTGTAATCTGTCCTTCTGAGTGTGACTGACACCATTTGTCCTCATTTGCTAACCACCAAGACAGGATTGGGGTGAAAGGTC
It contains:
- the CHMP1A gene encoding charged multivesicular body protein 1a isoform X2 produces the protein MDDTLFQLKFTAKQLEKLAKKAEKDSKAEQAKVKKALQQKNVECARVYAENAIRKKNEGVNWLRMASRVDAVASKVQTAVTMKGVTKNMAQVTKALDRALSTMDLQKVSAVMDRFEQQVQNLDVHTSVMEDSMSSATTLTTPQEQVDSLIVQIAEENGLEVLDQLSQLPEGASAVGESSMRSQEDQLSRRLAALRN
- the CHMP1A gene encoding charged multivesicular body protein 1a isoform X1 gives rise to the protein MDDTLFQLKFTAKQLEKLAKKAEKDSKAEQAKVKKGRRETGGLAPVCSFIFLHGPACFGVSICHCGFCEFLWCGQLKRLTRALQQKNVECARVYAENAIRKKNEGVNWLRMASRVDAVASKVQTAVTMKGVTKNMAQVTKALDRALSTMDLQKVSAVMDRFEQQVQNLDVHTSVMEDSMSSATTLTTPQEQVDSLIVQIAEENGLEVLDQLSQLPEGASAVGESSMRSQEDQLSRRLAALRN